One segment of Desulfonauticus submarinus DNA contains the following:
- a CDS encoding ATP-binding protein — protein MGLKLEFLLKLSRGKIEGINIKNKRYLYEKIDLNNKLIAILGARGTGKTTLMLQLIKEKYKLSETIYLTLDHIFFLENRLINVIEDFYTKYGIKNFFLDEVHKYKNWQQEIKNIYDFYNDVQIIVSGSSSINIKQAKYDLSRRCVTYFLNGLSFREFLNIKYDENYKPYDFKEIVENYQDMAFSIAENSKILLDFQEYYKYGYYPIYFENSKAIVSKVINMYEKVIYEDIVEVTSLNTENLIVLKKLIYFIATMQPGEININNLSKNLKKDNKTIINFITKLEDARLLNLLFKEGIASTMIRSPKKIYIENGTLYNAINEEIRNNTNIGNLRELIFVSQVKNSNYNIRYSKEVGDFIVDDNYYFEIGGKNKSKKQIKQQKDKAFIVKDDVLYAEKGVIPLYLFGFLY, from the coding sequence ATGGGGTTAAAATTGGAATTTTTGCTAAAATTATCAAGGGGTAAAATAGAAGGCATAAACATAAAAAACAAAAGATATCTTTATGAAAAAATAGATTTAAACAATAAGCTAATAGCAATATTAGGAGCAAGGGGCACTGGAAAAACCACTTTAATGCTGCAACTAATTAAAGAAAAGTACAAACTATCAGAAACAATCTATCTTACACTGGATCATATCTTTTTTCTTGAGAATAGATTGATTAATGTTATTGAAGATTTCTACACAAAATACGGGATAAAAAATTTTTTTCTTGATGAAGTTCATAAATACAAAAATTGGCAGCAGGAAATTAAAAATATTTATGATTTTTATAATGATGTTCAAATTATTGTTTCTGGAAGCTCAAGTATAAACATAAAACAAGCTAAATATGATCTTTCAAGAAGATGTGTCACCTATTTTTTAAACGGTCTTTCTTTTAGAGAGTTTTTGAATATAAAATATGATGAGAACTATAAACCTTATGATTTTAAAGAAATAGTAGAAAACTATCAGGATATGGCATTTAGCATTGCTGAAAATAGTAAAATCCTCCTGGATTTTCAGGAATATTACAAATATGGATACTATCCTATATATTTTGAAAATAGCAAAGCTATAGTTTCTAAAGTAATAAATATGTATGAGAAGGTCATTTATGAAGATATTGTTGAAGTTACAAGTTTAAATACAGAAAATTTAATTGTTTTAAAAAAACTAATATACTTTATAGCAACCATGCAACCAGGAGAGATTAATATAAATAACCTTAGCAAAAATTTGAAAAAGGACAATAAGACCATTATAAATTTTATTACCAAACTGGAAGATGCAAGGTTGTTGAATCTATTGTTTAAAGAAGGTATTGCTAGCACTATGATAAGAAGCCCGAAAAAAATCTATATTGAAAATGGGACATTGTATAATGCAATAAATGAAGAAATTAGAAACAATACAAATATTGGAAATTTAAGAGAACTAATATTTGTAAGTCAAGTAAAAAACTCTAATTATAATATAAGATATAGTAAAGAGGTCGGAGATTTTATAGTGGATGACAACTATTATTTTGAAATAGGCGGGAAAAACAAAAGCAAGAAACAGATAAAACAACAAAAAGATAAGGCGTTCATAGTAAAAGATGATGTTTTATACGCGGAGAAGGGCGTAATACCGTTGTATTTGTTTGGTTTTTTATATTAA
- a CDS encoding TrlF family AAA-like ATPase, whose protein sequence is MNNYLRGSEWRKWDLHVHTPVDHEWINRPDLSSEENKKQFAKQYISFALQQNLSVLGIVDHNFCNNLDDSLLPYIKKEAENNHITILPGFEITAREGSGIHLLILFPENTDISRIKSVVDQCFSPGETLIPNNGNIPVSNKTIDEIKEIIDEANLDSIFIFAHADRENGVLNPDTIRGTRRVQEWHKDFINITQISKKIFEYPENTFMYKVIHGIDTNYKRNMTYINASDCRTINPSDAAEGRYYLGQKFVWIKADPTFEGLKQIIYEPEDRVSFEEPELLKRVNENKTKFIKSLKINQIAGYDERHGIWFKNIDIPFNPGLVAIIGNRGSGKSAIVDILGLCGNSHQNNDFSFLRKDRFLNKGLAKNFDASLEWFDGSIIKKNLFEESDLASPERVRYLPQSFFEKLTNEIEEREFPKTLENIVFSHLPEEQKLGRSSFQELIKFKQETIEKEIKLILDEIDQLNEKIIDLEKKQHPDYKKELKEKLVLKQKELEELEKNKPKEVKNPAVDTTISEEQKKYYEDLKQLKEKIKEIEDEIHKNRETLNNLMLEQEELEQLSKNLKLEKQRIERFKDENKHKFEKFGLKIEEIINIKIDTRKLEQIIKEKNEQIKAIKELLLSDSEIGEMEIEEEEKARLKKESLIVRKNEINIQIQKINDKLSEPEKRYQEYLEKLKKWQMDKNAILGNESKTDTIEWLKKQIRFIDSELDSRLNKLREQRIEKAIKIYEKKNELVEIYKQFKKAVDDKIASHREILSDYEIIIEAALNINNEFINKFLSFINQKLKGSFCGKEEGEALLKEKLNDIDVNLKDNIVNFLKDVINLLEVDHREPFKEKDEKEKRRYIFEQVKELKNFYNYLFSLEYIEPIYELKLGSKSISQLSPGEKGALLIVFYLMLDKDNIPLIIDQPEENLDNESIYKILTKFIRLAKQRRQLIMVTHNPNLAIVGDAEQIIFVNIDKKNGNKFSFESGSIENPVINKHASNILEGTLKAFDIRRLKYFKH, encoded by the coding sequence ATGAATAATTATTTAAGAGGCTCTGAATGGCGTAAATGGGATTTGCATGTGCATACACCTGTTGATCATGAATGGATCAACAGACCTGATTTATCATCAGAGGAAAACAAAAAACAATTTGCAAAACAATATATTTCATTTGCATTGCAACAAAATCTTTCAGTTTTGGGTATAGTTGATCATAATTTTTGTAATAATTTAGATGATTCCTTACTTCCTTATATTAAGAAAGAAGCAGAAAATAACCATATTACCATTTTACCGGGATTTGAAATTACTGCAAGAGAAGGAAGTGGGATCCATTTGCTAATTTTGTTTCCAGAAAATACTGATATTTCCAGAATTAAAAGTGTAGTTGATCAATGTTTTAGTCCTGGGGAAACTCTTATTCCTAATAACGGAAATATTCCAGTAAGCAATAAAACTATTGATGAAATAAAAGAAATAATAGATGAAGCAAACCTTGATTCGATTTTTATCTTTGCTCATGCAGATAGAGAAAATGGTGTATTGAACCCCGACACTATTAGAGGAACAAGGAGAGTCCAAGAATGGCATAAAGATTTTATAAATATTACACAAATTTCAAAGAAAATATTTGAGTATCCCGAAAATACTTTTATGTATAAAGTAATACATGGTATTGATACGAATTATAAAAGAAATATGACATATATAAATGCTTCAGATTGTAGAACCATTAATCCTTCGGATGCTGCAGAAGGACGATATTACTTAGGACAAAAATTTGTGTGGATAAAAGCCGATCCTACATTTGAAGGATTAAAACAAATAATATATGAGCCAGAAGACAGGGTATCCTTTGAAGAACCTGAATTATTGAAGCGAGTTAATGAAAACAAAACAAAATTTATAAAGTCATTAAAAATCAATCAGATTGCTGGATATGATGAAAGGCATGGTATTTGGTTTAAAAATATAGATATTCCATTCAATCCAGGTCTTGTTGCAATAATTGGAAATAGAGGAAGTGGCAAAAGTGCAATTGTAGATATCTTGGGATTGTGCGGTAATTCACATCAAAATAATGATTTCTCTTTTCTCAGAAAAGATAGATTTCTTAATAAAGGACTTGCTAAAAATTTTGACGCGAGCTTGGAATGGTTTGACGGTTCCATAATAAAAAAGAACTTATTCGAAGAATCGGATTTAGCCTCACCTGAGAGAGTAAGATATCTTCCTCAAAGTTTTTTTGAGAAGTTAACAAATGAAATTGAAGAAAGGGAATTTCCTAAAACATTAGAAAATATTGTTTTTAGTCATTTACCGGAGGAGCAGAAATTAGGTAGAAGTTCATTCCAAGAGTTAATAAAATTTAAACAAGAAACAATAGAAAAAGAAATAAAACTTATTCTTGACGAGATTGATCAATTAAATGAGAAAATAATTGATTTAGAAAAGAAACAGCATCCAGATTACAAAAAAGAATTAAAAGAAAAATTAGTATTAAAACAGAAAGAACTGGAAGAACTTGAAAAAAATAAACCAAAAGAAGTAAAAAATCCTGCGGTAGATACTACTATTTCAGAAGAACAAAAAAAATATTATGAAGATTTAAAGCAATTAAAAGAAAAAATAAAAGAAATTGAAGATGAAATACACAAAAATAGAGAAACACTTAACAATTTAATGTTGGAACAAGAAGAACTTGAACAACTATCTAAAAATTTAAAATTAGAGAAACAACGAATTGAAAGATTTAAAGACGAAAATAAACATAAATTCGAAAAATTTGGCTTAAAGATTGAAGAAATAATAAATATAAAAATAGATACTCGAAAATTGGAACAAATAATCAAAGAGAAAAATGAACAGATAAAAGCTATTAAAGAACTTCTTCTTTCTGACAGTGAAATAGGAGAAATGGAAATAGAAGAAGAAGAAAAAGCTAGACTGAAAAAAGAAAGTTTAATTGTAAGGAAAAATGAAATTAATATACAAATACAAAAAATTAATGATAAATTATCTGAGCCAGAAAAAAGATATCAGGAATATTTAGAAAAACTAAAAAAATGGCAAATGGATAAAAATGCAATATTGGGAAATGAATCTAAGACGGACACTATAGAATGGTTAAAGAAACAAATAAGATTTATTGATTCCGAATTAGACAGTAGATTAAATAAGTTAAGAGAACAAAGGATAGAAAAGGCAATAAAGATATATGAAAAGAAAAATGAATTAGTAGAAATATACAAACAATTTAAAAAGGCAGTTGATGACAAAATAGCCAGTCATAGAGAGATACTTTCAGATTATGAAATAATCATAGAAGCAGCATTGAATATTAACAATGAATTTATTAACAAGTTTCTCTCATTCATAAACCAAAAATTAAAAGGAAGTTTCTGCGGTAAAGAAGAGGGAGAGGCTTTATTAAAAGAAAAATTAAATGATATTGATGTAAATTTAAAAGACAACATTGTAAATTTTTTGAAAGATGTAATTAACTTATTAGAAGTTGATCACAGAGAGCCTTTTAAAGAAAAAGATGAAAAAGAAAAAAGGAGATATATTTTTGAGCAAGTCAAAGAATTAAAAAATTTTTATAACTATCTTTTCTCGCTGGAATATATTGAGCCTATTTATGAACTAAAATTAGGATCAAAAAGTATATCCCAGTTGTCTCCTGGTGAAAAAGGGGCATTGTTAATTGTTTTTTATTTAATGTTAGATAAGGATAATATTCCATTAATAATAGACCAACCTGAAGAAAATTTAGACAACGAGAGTATATATAAAATCCTAACAAAATTTATCAGATTGGCAAAACAACGAAGACAATTGATAATGGTTACTCATAATCCCAATTTAGCTATAGTAGGAGATGCAGAGCAAATAATTTTTGTTAATATTGACAAAAAGAATGGAAATAAATTCAGCTTTGAGTCAGGTTCTATTGAGAATCCTGTTATCAATAAACATGCTTCTAATATACTAGAAGGCACCTTAAAAGCATTTGATATTCGCAGATTAAAGTATTTTAAACATTGA
- a CDS encoding restriction endonuclease subunit S — MALNYNIIPNGWRRTRLGDIVNLNYGKSLPEKKRLKGNVPVFSSAGITGWHNEALVNSKGIIIGRKGTIGKVYKSDIPFYPIDTTYYILPNEKYDFDFLYYLLLNLNLEELNEDSAVPGLNRNTAYSLEIIIPESINEQRAIASVLSSLDDKIDLLHRQNKTLEAMAEALFRKWFIEEAKEDWEYNTLENYVKVYRGVSYKSSELNNSKVALVTLKNFGRDGSLRFDGFKEYTGKYKEEQVVNSGDLVVAQTDITQNADIIGNPLLIFNLLGYEKLIISTDVLKIEPKNDWFSKEFLYYLMRTRLFKEHCIGFSNGSTVLHLSKDAIPNFDFFVPPKEKIVFFTKKVKGFIDKINVNLIQIRTLEKLRDTLLPKLMSGEVRVKF, encoded by the coding sequence ATGGCTTTAAATTATAATATAATACCTAATGGGTGGAGAAGGACAAGGTTGGGAGATATAGTAAATTTAAATTATGGTAAGTCATTACCTGAAAAGAAAAGACTTAAAGGCAATGTGCCTGTTTTTAGCTCTGCTGGTATAACAGGGTGGCACAATGAAGCCTTGGTAAATTCAAAGGGAATAATAATTGGAAGAAAAGGAACTATCGGAAAAGTGTATAAGTCTGATATTCCGTTTTATCCAATAGATACAACATACTATATATTACCCAATGAAAAATACGACTTTGATTTTTTATATTATTTGTTGCTAAATCTAAATTTAGAAGAATTAAATGAAGATAGTGCAGTCCCAGGTTTAAACAGAAACACTGCTTATTCTTTAGAAATAATTATCCCCGAATCTATTAATGAACAACGCGCCATTGCCTCTGTCCTCTCCTCTCTTGACGACAAAATAGACCTCCTCCACCGTCAGAACAAAACCCTCGAAGCCATGGCGGAAGCTCTGTTCAGAAAGTGGTTTATCGAAGAGGCAAAGGAGGATTGGGAATATAATACACTTGAAAACTATGTTAAAGTATACAGAGGTGTTTCATATAAAAGTAGTGAATTAAATAATTCCAAAGTTGCTTTAGTTACTTTAAAAAATTTTGGGAGAGATGGTTCATTAAGATTTGATGGTTTTAAAGAGTACACTGGCAAATATAAAGAAGAACAGGTAGTTAATTCAGGAGATTTGGTAGTAGCTCAAACGGATATAACCCAAAATGCAGATATTATTGGTAATCCTTTATTGATATTTAATTTATTAGGGTATGAAAAATTGATAATATCCACTGATGTACTTAAAATTGAACCTAAGAATGATTGGTTTAGCAAAGAATTTTTATATTATTTAATGCGAACAAGGCTATTTAAAGAACATTGTATTGGATTTTCCAATGGTTCTACGGTATTGCATTTAAGCAAGGATGCTATTCCTAACTTTGATTTTTTTGTTCCTCCCAAGGAAAAAATAGTTTTTTTTACAAAAAAAGTTAAAGGGTTCATTGATAAAATTAATGTAAACTTAATCCAAATCCGCACATTAGAAAAACTCCGTGACACATTACTACCCAAACTAATGAGCGGAGAGGTGAGGGTGAAATTTTAG
- a CDS encoding reverse transcriptase family protein: MKRWSPHLYKIYGKKNKKDDKLIENALNQADILQNRNLPVVLTLGHLARHTDIPYQTLRKLVARQVNAYRIFRIRKRSSGYRVICVPNKDLLKVQRWIDKFILSNLESSPYSYAFEEGQSIVDCASQHLSCRWLIKIDLRNFFESLSEIQVYRVFKVAGYNNLVSFEMARLCTKQSKSGWKLYNPYWKSYPREKIPLYNADVIGHLPQGAPTSPKLSNLIMKNLDFEVNNIAQKFSLVYTRYADDMIFSTIDSSFDYKKAKCFIKDIFNILPKHGLLPNRQKTKIIPPGGRKIVLGLLVDSEKVRLPKDFRNKLECHWYYCTKDITQHAEKRGFKSYLSMQYYIKGLISFARQVDSDFVEKLKKKYGEIKWL; this comes from the coding sequence ATGAAGCGTTGGTCCCCTCATTTATATAAAATTTATGGTAAAAAAAATAAGAAAGATGACAAACTTATTGAAAATGCTTTAAATCAAGCAGATATCCTCCAAAATAGAAATTTGCCAGTAGTTCTAACTTTAGGTCATCTTGCAAGACATACTGATATACCTTATCAAACATTACGAAAATTAGTAGCAAGACAAGTAAATGCTTACAGAATTTTTCGAATAAGAAAGAGAAGTTCAGGATATCGTGTGATTTGTGTTCCTAATAAAGATTTATTAAAAGTTCAAAGATGGATTGACAAATTTATATTAAGTAATCTTGAAAGTAGCCCGTATAGTTATGCTTTTGAGGAGGGACAATCTATAGTTGATTGCGCTTCACAGCATTTATCTTGTAGATGGTTGATCAAAATAGATTTGAGAAATTTTTTTGAGTCTCTCTCAGAAATTCAAGTATATAGAGTTTTTAAAGTGGCTGGTTATAATAATTTAGTTTCTTTTGAAATGGCAAGATTGTGTACAAAGCAGTCAAAATCAGGATGGAAACTTTATAATCCATATTGGAAAAGTTATCCGAGAGAAAAAATTCCTCTATATAATGCAGATGTCATTGGCCATTTACCTCAAGGAGCACCAACAAGTCCAAAATTATCAAATCTGATAATGAAAAACTTAGATTTTGAAGTTAATAATATCGCTCAAAAATTCTCTCTTGTTTATACCCGATATGCAGATGACATGATTTTTTCAACAATAGATAGTTCTTTTGATTATAAAAAAGCAAAATGTTTTATAAAAGATATTTTCAACATTTTACCTAAGCATGGGTTATTACCTAATCGTCAAAAAACTAAAATTATTCCACCTGGTGGCAGGAAAATTGTTTTGGGACTTCTAGTTGACTCAGAAAAGGTAAGATTGCCAAAAGATTTTAGGAATAAACTGGAATGTCACTGGTATTATTGTACAAAGGATATTACACAACATGCTGAGAAGCGAGGCTTTAAAAGTTACCTGAGTATGCAGTATTATATAAAAGGTCTTATATCGTTTGCTAGGCAAGTTGATAGTGATTTTGTGGAGAAATTGAAGAAAAAGTATGGAGAAATAAAATGGCTTTAA
- a CDS encoding phosphoribosyltransferase-like protein, with translation MLLSETDLGKKYIEQFDREDQQIAKKFIDSLIIISEHRFLNELSTALDELTKHSTNLPAALYPVFEKKKNTSSFFQEDGTPHMSEASHVGSEGILQKFCRDYATSKKNVYFNLSLKELKEKKIRSIICVDDIIASGKRMREFIEWIYGNKTIKSWYSFKWIKFLIVTYAVTEKGLKGNYLYNNDTKTNAERKKRSKDIIRTLNIIPDEQIKFNIKLNDGRSFWISKDKNEIIRLCYKYAKKYNIPEKWILGFNKTFSTIIFPHSVPNTTPGIIWWGKNQKWKPLFPKNVFPAQIIDLTRLNLSKVEESLKKLGFDDNKFNFDAFLKAQSEDSKRLFLFLLCLSKKKRRISIISEVMELPIIYVEKLRDKCLEYNLITSNLILTKQGRNILKSIKKHMKKSQENICIIKEEYYYPMSLRGLTALSSKTTSLENGGRNDC, from the coding sequence ATGTTATTATCTGAAACTGACCTTGGGAAGAAATATATAGAACAATTTGATAGGGAAGATCAACAGATAGCAAAGAAATTTATAGATAGTTTAATTATTATATCCGAACATAGGTTTTTAAATGAATTAAGTACTGCTCTTGATGAATTGACAAAACATTCCACAAATTTACCTGCGGCTTTGTATCCAGTCTTTGAAAAAAAGAAAAATACTTCTTCTTTTTTTCAAGAAGATGGTACTCCTCATATGTCTGAAGCTAGCCATGTAGGTTCGGAAGGGATATTACAAAAATTTTGCAGGGATTATGCTACATCAAAGAAAAATGTCTATTTCAATTTAAGCTTGAAAGAACTAAAAGAAAAGAAGATTAGAAGTATTATATGTGTTGATGATATAATTGCTTCTGGAAAAAGAATGAGAGAATTTATAGAATGGATTTATGGAAATAAGACTATAAAAAGCTGGTATTCTTTTAAATGGATAAAGTTTTTAATAGTAACTTATGCTGTTACAGAAAAAGGATTAAAGGGCAATTACTTATATAATAATGATACAAAGACAAATGCAGAAAGAAAGAAAAGATCAAAGGATATTATTAGAACACTAAATATTATTCCAGATGAACAAATTAAATTCAATATAAAATTAAATGATGGTAGAAGTTTTTGGATATCTAAAGATAAAAACGAAATAATAAGACTATGTTATAAATATGCTAAAAAATATAATATTCCAGAGAAATGGATATTGGGATTTAATAAGACTTTTTCAACCATAATTTTCCCTCATAGTGTTCCTAATACTACACCTGGGATAATCTGGTGGGGAAAAAATCAAAAATGGAAACCTCTTTTCCCTAAAAATGTTTTTCCTGCTCAGATTATTGATTTAACAAGGTTAAATTTAAGTAAGGTAGAGGAATCTTTAAAGAAATTAGGATTTGACGATAATAAGTTTAATTTTGATGCTTTTTTAAAGGCTCAAAGTGAAGACTCAAAAAGATTGTTTTTATTCTTATTATGTTTGTCAAAGAAAAAAAGAAGAATATCTATTATTTCAGAAGTGATGGAACTCCCTATAATTTATGTTGAGAAGTTGCGAGATAAATGCCTTGAATACAATTTGATAACATCTAACTTAATTCTTACAAAGCAAGGTAGAAATATACTAAAATCAATAAAAAAACATATGAAGAAATCCCAAGAAAATATTTGCATTATTAAAGAAGAATATTATTATCCTATGTCATTGAGGGGATTAACTGCTTTATCTAGTAAAACTACCTCTTTGGAAAATGGAGGTAGAAATGACTGTTAA
- a CDS encoding RNA-binding domain-containing protein yields the protein MTEQDVIKLIQMGECINIEFKESKKAVNKDVYQTICAFLNRIGGHILLGVKDNGKIVGIDPEFVIKINKEIITSANNPQKINPPVSLLAEDIIVEGKHLIIVTVPESSQVHRCNGKIYDRNEDGDFDITNHTDTVAMLYMRKQSSFSENKVYPYLTLQDFNEKVIDKVKKMIKAWNSNSPLPEMDNFTMLKSLGFYQKDANTGKEGFTLGALLLFGMDEVIYSTLAYYKTDAIVRKENIDRYDDREIVNTNLIDSFEILMQFIRKHLPDPFYLEDNVHRVSLRDKIFREVIGNILIHREYSSPYPARLVIEKERVVTENANRAYGFGHITPQNFTAFPKNPKIARVFREIGRADELGSGVRNIFKYTPIYSKGGQPQLIEGDIFKIIIPLVPNRTEKTTQKTVEKSSEKSSEKSSEKSSEKIIAYMKENKNITISELSQNLKISTRAVEKQIARLKKQGKIRRVGSDKGGYWEVLD from the coding sequence ATGACAGAACAAGATGTCATAAAACTAATTCAAATGGGTGAATGTATAAACATTGAATTCAAAGAGAGTAAAAAGGCTGTTAATAAAGATGTTTATCAGACCATTTGTGCATTTCTAAACCGTATTGGCGGACATATTCTTCTGGGAGTTAAAGATAATGGCAAAATTGTGGGCATTGATCCTGAATTTGTAATTAAGATAAATAAAGAAATAATAACCTCTGCCAATAACCCACAAAAAATTAACCCTCCAGTTTCTTTGCTTGCAGAGGATATTATTGTTGAAGGAAAACATTTAATTATTGTTACAGTTCCAGAAAGCTCACAAGTACACAGATGTAATGGAAAGATTTATGATAGAAATGAAGATGGAGATTTTGATATAACAAATCACACGGACACTGTTGCCATGCTTTACATGAGAAAACAATCAAGTTTTTCGGAAAACAAAGTCTATCCGTACCTAACACTACAAGACTTTAACGAAAAAGTGATTGATAAAGTTAAGAAAATGATAAAAGCATGGAATTCCAACAGTCCTTTGCCAGAAATGGACAACTTTACAATGTTAAAAAGCCTTGGTTTTTATCAAAAGGATGCTAATACAGGCAAAGAAGGCTTTACTCTTGGAGCCTTGCTTCTTTTTGGAATGGACGAAGTAATTTACTCAACACTGGCTTATTACAAAACTGATGCAATAGTGCGAAAAGAAAACATTGACAGGTACGACGACAGGGAAATCGTAAACACAAACCTGATAGATTCCTTTGAAATACTCATGCAGTTTATAAGAAAACACCTTCCCGATCCCTTTTACCTTGAAGATAATGTTCACAGAGTTTCCTTGAGAGATAAAATTTTTAGAGAAGTTATAGGCAACATCCTTATACACAGGGAATATTCAAGCCCTTATCCTGCCAGGCTTGTTATTGAAAAAGAGCGCGTGGTCACGGAAAATGCAAATAGAGCTTACGGTTTTGGTCACATCACGCCTCAGAATTTCACAGCGTTTCCGAAAAATCCAAAAATTGCAAGAGTTTTCAGAGAAATAGGAAGGGCTGATGAGTTGGGATCCGGCGTAAGGAACATCTTTAAGTACACTCCAATTTATTCAAAAGGCGGACAACCTCAACTGATAGAAGGCGACATATTTAAAATCATTATTCCCCTTGTGCCTAATAGGACAGAGAAAACTACCCAGAAAACTGTGGAAAAGAGTTCGGAGAAAAGTTCGGAGAAAAGTTCGGAGAAAAGTTCGGAGAAAATAATAGCCTACATGAAAGAGAATAAAAACATTACTATATCGGAACTGTCCCAAAATCTTAAAATTTCAACTAGAGCAGTGGAGAAACAGATTGCCAGACTTAAAAAACAAGGCAAAATCAGAAGAGTAGGATCTGACAAAGGCGGATATTGGGAGGTTTTGGATTGA
- a CDS encoding type I restriction-modification system subunit M yields MRKKINNNKTLSLEQKLWKAADKLRKNIDAAEYKHVVLGLIFLRYISDVFEHLYEKLKAGEGEYAGADPEDIDEYRAENVFFVPPKARWNYLKSNAKNPEIGKLIDEAMEVIEKENSSLKGVLPKVYAKGNIDSISLGGLIDEFSNIAFDEAKKRSADIFGHVFEYFLGEFALQEGKKGGQFYTPRSVVELLVEMLEPYRGRVFDPCCGSGGMFVQSEKFVKQHQGRVDDISIFGQESNQTTWRLCKMNLAIRQIDSTQVKWNPEGSFLNDAHKDLKADFVIANPPFNDSDWSGDLVRKDVRWKYGIPPEGNANYAWIQHFIFHLAPYGKAGFVLAKGALTTKQKAEYEIRKNLIEDDLIDCIVNLPPKLFLNTQIPASLWFIRKNKKTRKGEILFIDAREMGKLINRRNRILTQEDIKVIATTYHLWQKEFSDDDLLFKDFEKDNINFKEWKDLLLNRQSKIENLQYIDIKGFCKSATIEQVRELDYVLTPGRYVGLPNDEEDFDFEERFSKLKAEFLEQLKEEERLNKLILKNLGKIEIDIEKEGVK; encoded by the coding sequence ATGAGAAAAAAAATAAATAATAATAAAACTCTTTCTTTGGAACAAAAACTATGGAAAGCAGCAGATAAACTTAGAAAAAATATAGATGCTGCTGAGTATAAACATGTAGTGCTAGGCCTTATTTTTCTGCGTTATATATCAGATGTTTTTGAACATTTGTATGAAAAATTAAAAGCAGGTGAAGGGGAATACGCAGGAGCTGACCCTGAAGATATAGATGAATACAGAGCAGAAAATGTATTTTTTGTCCCTCCTAAAGCAAGATGGAATTATTTAAAATCCAATGCAAAAAATCCTGAGATTGGCAAACTTATAGATGAGGCAATGGAAGTCATAGAAAAAGAAAATTCATCCCTAAAAGGAGTGCTTCCAAAAGTATATGCAAAAGGAAATATTGATTCAATTTCCCTTGGTGGACTCATTGATGAATTTAGCAATATTGCCTTTGATGAAGCCAAAAAAAGAAGTGCTGATATATTTGGACATGTATTTGAGTATTTTTTAGGGGAATTTGCCCTGCAAGAAGGTAAAAAAGGAGGGCAATTTTATACTCCAAGAAGTGTTGTTGAACTTTTAGTTGAGATGCTTGAACCTTATAGAGGCAGAGTTTTTGACCCTTGCTGTGGATCAGGGGGAATGTTTGTTCAATCAGAAAAATTTGTAAAACAACATCAGGGCAGGGTTGATGACATTTCAATTTTTGGTCAGGAAAGCAATCAAACCACATGGCGTCTTTGCAAAATGAACCTTGCCATACGACAGATTGATTCAACTCAGGTCAAATGGAATCCTGAAGGCTCTTTTTTAAATGATGCCCACAAAGACCTAAAAGCAGACTTTGTAATAGCCAATCCTCCGTTTAATGATAGCGATTGGAGCGGAGATCTTGTGAGAAAAGATGTGCGGTGGAAATATGGTATTCCACCAGAAGGAAATGCAAACTATGCCTGGATTCAACACTTTATTTTTCATCTTGCGCCTTATGGAAAAGCAGGTTTTGTTCTTGCAAAAGGTGCGCTTACAACAAAGCAAAAAGCAGAATATGAAATAAGAAAAAATCTAATAGAAGATGATCTTATTGATTGCATCGTAAATCTGCCCCCTAAACTCTTTTTAAATACCCAAATTCCAGCCTCTTTATGGTTTATTAGAAAAAACAAGAAGACCAGAAAAGGCGAGATTCTTTTTATTGATGCAAGGGAGATGGGAAAACTTATAAATCGTAGAAACAGAATTTTAACACAAGAAGATATAAAAGTAATCGCTACTACATATCACCTGTGGCAGAAAGAATTTTCGGATGACGATTTGCTATTTAAGGATTTTGAGAAAGATAATATTAATTTTAAAGAATGGAAAGACCTCTTATTAAATCGTCAATCGAAAATCGAAAATCTTCAATATATTGATATTAAGGGCTTTTGCAAGTCCGCAACCATTGAGCAGGTAAGAGAACTGGACTATGTGCTTACACCTGGCCGTTATGTGGGACTTCCCAATGATGAAGAAGATTTTGACTTTGAGGAGAGATTTTCAAAACTTAAAGCAGAATTTTTGGAGCAGTTGAAAGAAGAAGAGAGGCTAAATAAACTGATACTTAAAAATCTGGGAAAAATAGAAATAGATATAGAAAAAGAAGGGGTAAAATGA